The DNA sequence TCAGGGAGCAGAGTGCGACGATGGCGCCGCCGAAGGGGATGGTGGTGTTCAGCGCGGAAGCCACGAGGGCGGTGCTGATCTCGCCGTTGTGCCACACGCCGGCGATGACCACCGTAACCGCGGTCATGGAGCAGACGACGATCGTGTCGATGAAGACGCCGATCATGGATATGTATCCCTGGCGCACCGGGTTGTTCGTCTGAGCGGCACTGTGGGCGATCCCCGCGCTGCCGAGGCCGGCTTCGCTGGAGATGACGCCGCGCCGGATGCCGTACTGTATCGTCCGGGCTACCGTGACCCCGGCGAAACCACCGATCGCCGCCACGGGAGTGAAGGCGCTTTCCACGATCAGCCAGAGGGTTGCCGGTAGCGCGCTGAAATGGGTGAATACGACGTAGACCACGCTGGCGGCGTATACGAGCACCATGGTGGGCACGAGCCTTTCCGCGACCAGGCCGATTCGCTTGATCCCGCCGATGATGACGACGGCCAGGATGCCGGTCAGCAATGCGCCGGTGATCCACTTGGCCACATGGAACTGGGAGTCCATGACCAGGGCGATGGAGTTCGCCTGGCTGATGTTCCCGCCGCCCAGGCCGCCCAGCGTGGCGCATAGGGCGAAGATTACGCCGATGGTGGGAAGATTAAGCCCCTCCTTCAGATAGGACATGGGGCCGCCGAGCATAAGGCCGTCCCGCGTCTTTCCCCGGTACCGCAGGGCCAGCACGGTTTCCGCGTACTTCGTCGCCATGCCCAGGGGCGCCATGGCCGCCATCCAGAAGGCCGCGCCCGGGCCGCCCACCGCGATGGCTGTCGCCACACCCGCGATGTTGCCGTTGCCGATGGTGGCCGCCATGGCGGTGGTCAGCGCCTGGAAGGGCGAGATGTCTCCCGATTCCTGGTCGCCCTTGTCCCTGCGCAGGGCACCCCGCATGACGAGGCCGACGGCCGTGCCGAACTTCCGGAACTGGACCCCCTTGCTGGCCACGGTGAGCATGAGACCCAGGATGGCGAGCACGCCGATCGTCCAGGGTCCCCACATGAAATCGGATATCGCGCGCAGGACGGCATCCATGGCGTACCTCTCTCGCTGATGACGGGGTGAGGATGTGGTATTGAAATTACTGAATAGGGATGTGGGTTAATCTACTGTGCTTCGCGCGTTAAACAAGTTGAAAGACCACTGGTCGCCCGCATCGTTCGAATTCGCCCGTGCTGTTCGAAATCGGCCGCCCTGTTCGAATCCCTGTTTTGGTTGTCACTCGTAATGACCTGGATTATCTTGGACGTTCGCATACATCCTCGCATAAATCATGGTTGAAATGGAGTCGTCATGGCCGACCGCGTCTACGGCGTGCTGCTGGTCAGTTTCAGCAAGCACAGCCATCAAAGCAGTTTCGTCCCCGCCTTCGTGGACCATCCCCGGATCCGCATCGTCGGGGTAGCGGACGACGCGGACATCGACACCTATCTCAAACCGCTGAACCGGACCTGGGCCAAACAGTTGGGCGTGCCCTGTCTGGATGGGATCGAGGCGGCCGTTCAGCGGGACGAGGTCGACGTGGTGAGCATCGGTCACGAGATCGAGCGCCGCGCCGAAATCGCCAGGCTGGCCGCTCGCGCGGGCAAGCACCTGTGGATCGATAAGTACATCGGCGCCAACATGGAGGAATGCCGAGACGTGGTCGACGCCGTAGAAAGGTCAAAGGTCACAACCATCCTTCCCAGTTACGTTTACAACGACTTGGTCAACCAGAGCAGAAAGATGATTGACGGGGGATTCCTGGGTGAATTGACGGCGATGCACGTCGACCTCCTCTTCGGAAAAGGGATACCTCGGCCCATTTCGAATGCGCAGCGAAAACCCGGTTTCCTGCCGCCGGGCAGGTGGAAATTCCCGGACATCAAACGCGAGTTGCTGACGGTCGGCGCCTATGCCGTGGCCCTGGTGCAGCAATGCTTCGACCCCATTGTCGAGGTATACGGCCAGGGCGGCGCCTATTTCTTCCCCGAGCATGCCGCCCATGGCGCGGATGACTTCGGGACGCTGACTCTCGTGGACCGGTCCGGCCGGGTGGCCACCCTTTCCGCCGGGCGCAATGGCATCGCCTCCCATGGCGCCGGGGGACCGAACCTGGCCTACCTGTTCGGGACGAAGAGAACGGGACGGATCGACGGGAAACGCCCCGGAATCGACACTCACCTGAGAAGCCGCATCGTGGACGGCGATTACAGCGTCGACGAAGATGATCCCATGCAGTGGCACAGCGGCCCCCCCACCTTGCTGACCTCCACAGGGACTGAATTCACTCGCGCCGCCCTGGATGACCTGGTACGCGCGCTGGACACCGGATCGAGACCGCGCTTCACCGTCCGGGACGCCCGGGACCACATGGAAGTGCTGCTCGCGGGTTACGAATCCATCGTGCGAAACCGGCCGGTGCGCCTGCCCCTGTGTGGCGGGGAGGCGACGTGAAGCGAATAGAGAGACTGGTTATCGGCAGCCGCCAGGACCTTTCACTATTTCAGGAGTACACTGAAGGGCAGGACGGCGTGGTGTTCGCCCGGCCGAACGCCCTCGACGCGTACCGGCCCCGGCAGGCCCTGTTCCTTTCACCTTACCGGGGTATGGCCGCGGATGCGGCACGCCTCGTTGAAAATGGTGTCGGCGTGCGAACGGCCGGACCGCTGCCCGTACGGACGCGTAATCCGGATATTCCCATCACGGATATCCACCGGTCCGATGCCGGGTTCCGGGCGATGCTTGAAACGAGCCGCCACGCCGATTTCGGGGAACCGGTGTATCTTCGACTGATCTCCTCGCCGGAAGGTGGGAAGTGGCCAAAGTGGTGGTGCGTATTCCAGTCGTGCCGAAAGGCCGAAGCACTGCTGGATTCCCCTCTGCACCGGGTGTATGTAGCCGCGGCGGGGACCGCGCCTCGTCTGCACGTAAGTATCACGCTGAAGACACATCGTAATTCCACGGCTCACCTGCTGGTGGCCCCGGTTGGATCCCGGCTGCAGGACGACCTTTTGCTTGTTGGAACGGGCGGTACGCTGGCGGACGATCCCCTGCTCAATCAATCAGGCATGTACGGGAAATCGGATTACCGCATGATGACGAGGCCTGCCCGGCGGTGTCTGGCCGACCTGTGGGGGAATGAGGCCCTCATCGTCCTGTCCGCCGAAGAACGGCGTTTCTACCAGGATTTGCTCCGTGCGATCGGCGACTCGTCGCGGTCACGGAGCGGTATCTGCCTGGAATACCCAGCGGCCTGACTGATTCGTGCCTGTGGTTGTGCGGACCGGCGCGTTTCAAGGACAAAGCGATACCATGACCGTCATTTCCTCATCCGCCACCGCCGTCGAGCCGGAAGAGACCGGCCCGGCGTCTCTGCCCTTCCTGCGGCGCATGCTGAAGCACCGCATGGTCTGCGCCGGCGGCGGCATTGTCCTGTTCCTGGCAGCCCTGGCGCTGTCAGCCCCGTTCCTGACCGGAATGGGCTATCTGCAGGACCCCATGCAGCAGCTGGCCGACGGTCTGGACGCCGACGGGTTACCCATCCCACCCGGCGACCGGTTTTTCCTCGGTACGGACCAACTCGGGCGGGACGTGCTGGCCCGTCTGGTGCACGGCACCCGCATCTCCCTGCTTGTCGGCATCGTAGCCATGCTCATCGCCGTCTGCGTCGGGGTAACCGTGGGCATGCTCGCGGGATACCACGGCGGCTGGGTGAACACCCTGCTCATGCGCGGGACCGACGTCATGCTGGCCATACCCGGGCTGCTTCTGGCCATCGCCTTCGCCGGACTGATGGATGGACGCGTGATCCAGATCCACATCGAGTCCCTGGACTGGCACGTACTGGATATCACGCTGAAACGCGGACTGGTCAGCGTGTTCATCGTCATCGGGCTCGTCAGCTGGACCTGGATCGCCCGGACTATACGAAGCCAGGTACTGATCCTGAAGAACCGGGAATTCGTCACGTCATCCCGGGCCATCGGCTGTTCGGATTTCCGCATCATGGTACGACACCTGCTGCCCAACGTCCTGCCCCTGATCATCGTGCTTGGATCCCTCGCCACGGCAAACACCGTGCTGCTCGACGCCGGTCTGAGTTATCTCGGGGTCGGCGTACCGCCGCCCGCGCCGTCGTGGGGTACCATGATCGCAGAGGGACAGCCCTACTTCATTGTCTCTCCACACCTCACCATGGCTCCGGGCCTGTTCATTGTCGCGGCCGTGGTGGGATTCAACTTGCTCGGCCAGGGACTGCAGGAGGTACTGGATCCTTACGTGAAGGAGGGACAGGGACGATGAATGGTACACGGGCGCAGCAATCCACGGTGCAGCATTCCACGGTGCAGCAATCCACGGTTGTAGCCGCCCCTGGTCCGCTGACCTGGGCATCGGTTTGCCTTGCGGTGCTGTTCCTCACGGTATCCTGTTCCGGCGACGCCCCTCCCAGCCGTCTGCACCCCGAGGAGAACGTTCTGCGGATCGCCGTGCCTTCGGACCCGCGATCGCTCGATCCGGCCATCGCCTACGACGTAGTGACCTGGCCGCTGGTGCGCGCCTTGTTCCATGGA is a window from the Gemmatimonadota bacterium genome containing:
- a CDS encoding sodium:alanine symporter family protein, with the protein product MDAVLRAISDFMWGPWTIGVLAILGLMLTVASKGVQFRKFGTAVGLVMRGALRRDKGDQESGDISPFQALTTAMAATIGNGNIAGVATAIAVGGPGAAFWMAAMAPLGMATKYAETVLALRYRGKTRDGLMLGGPMSYLKEGLNLPTIGVIFALCATLGGLGGGNISQANSIALVMDSQFHVAKWITGALLTGILAVVIIGGIKRIGLVAERLVPTMVLVYAASVVYVVFTHFSALPATLWLIVESAFTPVAAIGGFAGVTVARTIQYGIRRGVISSEAGLGSAGIAHSAAQTNNPVRQGYISMIGVFIDTIVVCSMTAVTVVIAGVWHNGEISTALVASALNTTIPFGGAIVALCSLMFGFTTMVTWSYYAEQGLRFVTDSRGVVLGIRITWCAAAFFGAVYEARVIWDLGDIMVACMMFPNLVGLIGLTREIRVVTGNEQAAGAA
- a CDS encoding Gfo/Idh/MocA family oxidoreductase, with the protein product MADRVYGVLLVSFSKHSHQSSFVPAFVDHPRIRIVGVADDADIDTYLKPLNRTWAKQLGVPCLDGIEAAVQRDEVDVVSIGHEIERRAEIARLAARAGKHLWIDKYIGANMEECRDVVDAVERSKVTTILPSYVYNDLVNQSRKMIDGGFLGELTAMHVDLLFGKGIPRPISNAQRKPGFLPPGRWKFPDIKRELLTVGAYAVALVQQCFDPIVEVYGQGGAYFFPEHAAHGADDFGTLTLVDRSGRVATLSAGRNGIASHGAGGPNLAYLFGTKRTGRIDGKRPGIDTHLRSRIVDGDYSVDEDDPMQWHSGPPTLLTSTGTEFTRAALDDLVRALDTGSRPRFTVRDARDHMEVLLAGYESIVRNRPVRLPLCGGEAT
- a CDS encoding ABC transporter permease, whose amino-acid sequence is MTVISSSATAVEPEETGPASLPFLRRMLKHRMVCAGGGIVLFLAALALSAPFLTGMGYLQDPMQQLADGLDADGLPIPPGDRFFLGTDQLGRDVLARLVHGTRISLLVGIVAMLIAVCVGVTVGMLAGYHGGWVNTLLMRGTDVMLAIPGLLLAIAFAGLMDGRVIQIHIESLDWHVLDITLKRGLVSVFIVIGLVSWTWIARTIRSQVLILKNREFVTSSRAIGCSDFRIMVRHLLPNVLPLIIVLGSLATANTVLLDAGLSYLGVGVPPPAPSWGTMIAEGQPYFIVSPHLTMAPGLFIVAAVVGFNLLGQGLQEVLDPYVKEGQGR